From Pseudomonas fluorescens, one genomic window encodes:
- the gcvP gene encoding aminomethyl-transferring glycine dehydrogenase translates to MTEVNLSTANEFIARHIGPRAGDEQAMLNSLGFDSLEALSASVIPDSIKGTSVLGLEDGLSEAQALAAIKAIAGKNQLFKTYIGQGYYNCHTPSPILRNLLENPAWYTAYTPYQPEISQGRLEALLNFQTLISDLSGLPIANASLLDEATAAAEAMTFCKRLSKNKGSHAFFASVHCHPQTLDVLRTRAEPLGIEVVVADERELSDLSPFFGALLQYPAANGDLFDYRELTERFHAANALVAVAADLLALTVLTPPGEFGADVAIGSAQRFGVPLGFGGPHAAYFATKDAFKRDMPGRLVGVSVDRFGKPALRLAMQTREQHIRREKATSNICTAQVLLANIASMYAVYHGPKGLTQIALRIHHLTAILAKGLDALGVKVEQAHFFDTLTLATGANTATLHDQARAQRINLRVIDAERLGLSLDETTAQADIETLWSVFAGGQALPEFAALAAAVQGTLPAALVRQSAILSHPVFNRYHSETELMRYLRKLADKDLALDRTMIPLGSCTMKLNAASEMIPVTWAEFGALHPFAPAEQSAGYQQLTDELEAMLCAATGYDAVSLQPNAGSQGEYAGLLAIRAYHQSRGDDRRDICLIPSSAHGTNPATAHMAGMRVVVTACDARGNVDIEDLRAKAIEHREHLAALMITYPSTHGVFEEGIREICGIIHDNGGQVYIDGANMNAMVGLCAPGKFGGDVSHLNLHKTFCIPHGGGGPGVGPIGVKSHLIPFLPGHAAMERKEGAVCAAPFGSASILPITWMYIRMMGGAGLKRASQLAILNANYISRRLEEHYPVLYTGSNGLVAHECILDLRPLKDSSGISVDDVAKRLIDFGFHAPTMSFPVAGTLMIEPTESESKEELDRFCDAMIRIREEIRAVENGTLDKDDNPLKNAPHTAAEIVGEWSHPYSREQAVYPVASLIESKYWPPVGRVDNVFGDRNLICACPSIESYA, encoded by the coding sequence ATGACTGAAGTCAACCTGAGCACCGCCAACGAATTCATCGCCCGTCACATCGGCCCGCGTGCCGGCGACGAGCAAGCCATGCTCAACAGCCTCGGTTTCGACTCCCTGGAAGCCCTGAGCGCCAGCGTCATCCCCGACAGCATCAAGGGCACCAGCGTACTGGGTCTTGAAGACGGTCTGAGCGAAGCCCAGGCCCTGGCCGCGATCAAGGCCATCGCCGGCAAGAACCAGCTGTTCAAGACCTACATCGGCCAGGGCTACTACAACTGCCACACACCATCGCCGATCCTGCGCAACCTCCTGGAAAACCCGGCCTGGTACACCGCCTACACCCCGTACCAGCCAGAAATTTCCCAGGGCCGCCTGGAAGCGCTGCTGAATTTCCAGACCCTGATCAGCGACCTGTCCGGCCTGCCGATCGCCAACGCCTCGTTGCTCGACGAAGCCACCGCTGCTGCCGAAGCCATGACCTTCTGCAAACGCCTGAGCAAGAACAAGGGCAGCCACGCCTTCTTTGCCTCCGTGCATTGCCACCCGCAGACCCTCGACGTGCTGCGCACCCGGGCCGAACCACTGGGCATCGAGGTGGTAGTCGCCGATGAGCGTGAGCTGAGCGATCTCAGCCCGTTCTTCGGTGCCCTGCTGCAATACCCAGCCGCCAACGGCGACCTGTTCGACTACCGCGAGCTGACCGAACGCTTCCACGCCGCCAACGCCCTGGTGGCCGTGGCCGCCGACCTGCTGGCCCTGACGGTCCTCACCCCGCCAGGCGAGTTCGGCGCAGACGTGGCCATCGGCAGCGCGCAGCGTTTCGGCGTGCCGCTGGGCTTTGGCGGTCCGCACGCGGCGTACTTCGCCACCAAAGATGCGTTCAAACGCGATATGCCGGGGCGCCTGGTCGGTGTCTCCGTCGATCGTTTCGGCAAACCGGCGCTGCGCCTGGCCATGCAGACCCGCGAGCAACACATCCGTCGCGAGAAGGCGACCAGCAACATCTGCACCGCCCAAGTCCTGTTGGCCAACATCGCCAGCATGTATGCGGTGTATCACGGCCCCAAAGGCCTGACCCAGATCGCCCTGCGCATCCATCACCTGACCGCAATCCTCGCCAAGGGCCTGGATGCACTGGGAGTGAAGGTCGAACAAGCGCACTTCTTCGACACCCTGACCCTGGCCACCGGTGCCAACACCGCCACCCTGCATGATCAGGCACGCGCCCAGCGTATCAACCTGCGGGTGATCGATGCCGAGCGTCTGGGCCTGTCCCTCGACGAAACCACTGCCCAGGCGGACATCGAGACCTTGTGGAGCGTATTCGCCGGCGGTCAAGCGCTGCCGGAGTTCGCCGCGCTTGCCGCTGCCGTACAAGGCACCCTGCCAGCGGCCCTGGTTCGCCAGTCGGCCATCCTTAGCCACCCGGTGTTCAACCGCTATCACTCGGAAACCGAGCTGATGCGCTACCTGCGCAAGCTTGCCGACAAGGATCTGGCCCTGGATCGCACCATGATCCCGCTGGGTTCGTGCACCATGAAACTTAACGCCGCCAGCGAAATGATCCCGGTGACCTGGGCCGAATTCGGCGCCCTGCACCCGTTCGCTCCGGCCGAGCAGAGTGCCGGCTATCAGCAATTGACTGATGAGCTGGAAGCAATGCTCTGCGCCGCCACCGGTTACGACGCCGTGTCGCTGCAACCGAACGCCGGTTCCCAGGGCGAGTACGCTGGCCTGCTGGCCATTCGCGCCTACCACCAGAGCCGTGGCGATGACCGCCGCGACATCTGCCTGATCCCGTCATCCGCCCACGGCACCAACCCGGCCACCGCCCACATGGCCGGCATGCGCGTGGTGGTGACGGCGTGCGATGCCCGTGGCAACGTCGACATCGAAGACCTGCGCGCCAAGGCCATCGAGCACCGCGAACATCTCGCGGCCCTGATGATCACCTACCCGTCGACCCACGGCGTGTTCGAGGAAGGCATCCGCGAAATCTGCGGGATCATCCACGACAACGGCGGCCAGGTGTACATCGACGGCGCCAACATGAACGCCATGGTCGGCCTCTGCGCACCGGGCAAGTTCGGCGGCGACGTATCGCACCTGAACTTGCACAAGACGTTCTGCATCCCTCACGGCGGTGGCGGCCCGGGTGTCGGGCCGATCGGCGTGAAGTCGCACCTGATCCCGTTCCTGCCCGGTCACGCGGCCATGGAGCGCAAGGAAGGCGCGGTGTGCGCGGCACCGTTCGGCAGCGCCAGCATCCTGCCCATCACCTGGATGTACATCCGCATGATGGGCGGCGCCGGCCTCAAGCGCGCTTCGCAGTTGGCGATCCTCAACGCCAACTACATCTCTCGTCGCCTGGAAGAGCACTACCCGGTGCTGTACACCGGCAGCAACGGTCTGGTGGCCCACGAGTGCATCCTCGACCTGCGCCCGCTGAAGGACAGCAGCGGCATCAGCGTCGATGACGTGGCAAAGCGCCTGATCGACTTCGGCTTCCACGCCCCGACCATGTCGTTCCCGGTCGCCGGGACCCTGATGATCGAGCCGACCGAAAGCGAATCCAAGGAAGAGCTGGACCGCTTCTGCGACGCGATGATCCGCATCCGCGAGGAAATCCGTGCAGTCGAGAATGGCACCCTGGACAAGGACGACAATCCACTGAAAAACGCCCCGCACACTGCGGCGGAAATCGTTGGCGAGTGGTCGCACCCTTACAGCCGCGAACAGGCGGTGTACCCGGTGGCGTCGTTGATCGAAAGCAAGTACTGGCCGCCGGTCGGTCGCGTCGACAACGTGTTCGGCGACCGCAACCTGATCTGCGCCTGCCCGTCGATCGAAAGCTACGCTTAA
- a CDS encoding L-serine ammonia-lyase, with translation MSLSVFDLFKIGIGPSSSHTVGPMRAAARFVEGLRRDDLLKATTSVKVELYGSLGATGKGHGSDKAVLLGLEGEHPDTVDTETIAARLLEIRSSGRINLLGEHPIDFNEKLHLAMIRKPLDYHPNGMIFRAFDAASLQIRSREYYSVGGGFVVDEDAAGADRIVEDATPLTFAFKSAKDLLGHCSTYGMPISQVMLTNESAWRPEAQTRAGLLNIWQVMQDCVDAGCRNEGILPGGLKVKRRAAALHRQLCKNPESSLRDPLSVLDWVNLYALAVNEENANGGRVVTAPTNGAAGIIPAVLHYYMRFIPGANEDGVVRFLLTAAAIGILYKENASISGAEVGCQGEVGVACSMAAGALCEVLGGSVQQVENAAEIGMEHNLGLTCDPIGGLVQVPCIERNAMGSVKAINAVRMALRGDGQHFVSLDKVIRTMRQTGADMKSKYKETARGGLAVNIIEC, from the coding sequence ATGTCGTTAAGCGTGTTCGACCTGTTCAAGATTGGCATCGGCCCTTCCAGTTCCCACACTGTCGGCCCGATGCGGGCGGCTGCGCGCTTCGTCGAGGGCCTGCGCCGCGACGACCTGCTCAAGGCCACCACCAGCGTCAAGGTTGAGCTGTACGGTTCGCTCGGCGCCACCGGCAAAGGCCACGGCAGTGACAAGGCCGTGCTGCTGGGCCTGGAAGGCGAACACCCGGACACCGTGGATACCGAGACCATCGCCGCCCGCCTGCTGGAAATTCGCAGCAGCGGCCGGATCAACCTGCTCGGCGAACACCCCATCGATTTCAACGAAAAACTCCACCTGGCGATGATCCGCAAGCCGTTGGACTATCACCCCAATGGCATGATCTTTCGTGCCTTCGACGCCGCCAGCCTGCAGATTCGCAGTCGCGAGTACTACTCGGTGGGTGGCGGTTTTGTCGTCGACGAAGATGCCGCCGGTGCCGATCGCATCGTCGAGGACGCCACACCGCTGACCTTTGCGTTCAAAAGCGCCAAGGACCTGCTTGGGCATTGCAGCACTTACGGGATGCCTATCAGCCAGGTGATGCTGACCAACGAAAGCGCCTGGCGCCCAGAGGCGCAAACCCGTGCCGGCCTGCTGAATATCTGGCAGGTGATGCAGGACTGCGTCGACGCTGGCTGTCGCAATGAGGGAATTCTGCCTGGCGGACTCAAGGTCAAGCGGCGAGCCGCGGCCTTGCACCGGCAACTGTGCAAGAACCCGGAATCGTCCCTCCGCGACCCACTGTCGGTACTGGATTGGGTCAACCTGTACGCCCTGGCAGTCAACGAAGAAAACGCCAACGGCGGCCGTGTGGTGACCGCACCTACCAACGGCGCCGCCGGGATCATTCCCGCCGTTCTGCACTACTACATGCGCTTCATCCCCGGCGCGAACGAGGATGGCGTGGTGCGTTTTCTGCTCACTGCCGCGGCGATCGGCATCCTGTACAAGGAAAACGCCTCGATCTCGGGTGCCGAAGTGGGCTGCCAAGGCGAAGTGGGCGTGGCCTGCTCAATGGCGGCCGGGGCGCTGTGCGAAGTCCTCGGTGGCAGCGTCCAGCAGGTCGAGAACGCCGCCGAAATCGGCATGGAACACAACCTCGGACTGACCTGCGACCCGATTGGCGGCCTGGTGCAAGTCCCCTGCATCGAGCGCAACGCCATGGGTTCGGTCAAGGCCATCAACGCGGTGCGCATGGCCTTGCGCGGCGACGGTCAGCACTTCGTCTCCCTCGACAAGGTGATCCGCACCATGCGCCAGACCGGCGCCGACATGAAAAGCAAATACAAGGAAACCGCCCGAGGCGGTTTGGCCGTCAACATTATCGAGTGCTGA
- the gcvT gene encoding glycine cleavage system aminomethyltransferase GcvT has translation MSTEHLLKTPLHKLHIELGARMVPFAGYDMPVQYPLGVMKEHQHSRDQAGLFDVSHMGQIRLTGANAASALETLVPVDIIDLPVGMQRYAMFTNEQGGILDDLMVANLGNDELFLVVNAACKDQDLAHLRAHIGDQCQIEPLFEERALLALQGPAAVTALARLVPEVAKMTFMQFIRVNLQGVECFVSRSGYTGEDGFEISVPSLHAEALARTLLAEPEVAAIGLGARDSLRLEAGLCLYGHDMNTQTTPIEASLLWAISKPRRADGARAGGFPGAEQIFAQQQNGVLRKRVGLLPQERTPVREGAEIVNEAGEIIGSVCSGGFGPTLGAPLAMGYLDSAYTALDTQVWAIVRGKKVPLRVSKMPFVPQRYYRG, from the coding sequence ATGTCCACCGAGCACTTGCTGAAAACCCCGCTGCACAAATTGCACATCGAACTGGGCGCACGCATGGTGCCGTTCGCTGGCTACGACATGCCGGTGCAATACCCGCTGGGCGTGATGAAAGAGCACCAGCACAGCCGTGATCAGGCCGGGCTGTTCGATGTTTCGCACATGGGCCAGATCCGCCTGACCGGCGCCAATGCCGCCAGCGCACTGGAAACCCTGGTGCCAGTGGACATCATCGACTTGCCGGTAGGCATGCAGCGCTATGCCATGTTTACCAATGAACAAGGCGGTATCCTCGACGACCTGATGGTGGCCAACCTCGGAAACGACGAGCTGTTCCTGGTGGTCAACGCCGCGTGCAAGGACCAGGACCTGGCGCACTTGCGCGCGCATATCGGCGATCAATGCCAGATCGAGCCGCTGTTCGAGGAGCGCGCCCTGCTCGCACTGCAAGGCCCGGCTGCGGTTACAGCGCTGGCGCGCCTGGTGCCGGAGGTGGCAAAGATGACCTTCATGCAATTCATTCGGGTGAATCTGCAGGGCGTGGAGTGTTTTGTGAGCCGCTCGGGCTACACCGGTGAAGATGGCTTCGAAATCTCCGTACCGTCTCTCCACGCCGAAGCCCTGGCACGCACCCTGCTGGCTGAACCCGAGGTCGCCGCCATCGGCCTTGGTGCCCGCGACTCGTTGCGTCTGGAGGCGGGTCTGTGCCTCTACGGCCATGACATGAACACCCAGACCACGCCGATCGAAGCCAGCCTGCTGTGGGCCATTTCCAAGCCACGGCGTGCCGATGGTGCGCGTGCCGGCGGCTTCCCCGGTGCCGAACAGATTTTTGCCCAGCAGCAAAACGGTGTACTACGCAAACGGGTCGGCCTGTTGCCTCAGGAGCGGACGCCGGTGCGTGAAGGCGCAGAAATCGTCAATGAAGCGGGCGAGATCATCGGCAGCGTCTGCAGCGGTGGTTTCGGTCCAACCTTGGGCGCCCCGCTGGCGATGGGATATCTCGACAGCGCCTACACCGCACTCGACACTCAGGTCTGGGCCATTGTCCGTGGCAAAAAAGTGCCACTGCGTGTAAGCAAAATGCCATTTGTTCCGCAACGCTACTATCGCGGCTGA
- a CDS encoding cold-shock protein: MSQRQSGTVKWFNDEKGFGFITPESGPDLFVHFRAIQGNGFKSLKEGQKVTFIAVQGQKGMQADEVQAEA, encoded by the coding sequence ATGTCCCAACGTCAGAGCGGCACCGTCAAGTGGTTTAACGACGAAAAAGGTTTTGGTTTTATCACTCCAGAAAGCGGCCCGGATCTGTTCGTGCATTTCCGTGCCATCCAGGGCAACGGCTTCAAGAGCCTGAAAGAAGGCCAGAAAGTGACCTTCATCGCTGTGCAGGGCCAAAAAGGCATGCAGGCTGACGAAGTTCAAGCAGAAGCTTAA
- a CDS encoding RDD family protein, with amino-acid sequence MSKHLLTPQGEFPVAGLGRRLAAMFYDFLLCTALMIVTGGIYKMVQMAIIGEERMRALTDAGALDGDPLLSTVLLFVLFAFFAKFWTYSGQTLGMQVWCIRVQNADGSAISLWQALLRFVVSIASLLCVGLGFFWSLFDKQHRSWHDMYSNSQLVRIPKKKK; translated from the coding sequence ATGTCGAAACACCTGCTTACTCCCCAGGGCGAATTTCCTGTCGCTGGCCTGGGTCGTCGTCTGGCAGCGATGTTCTATGACTTTCTGCTGTGCACCGCCTTGATGATCGTCACGGGGGGCATCTACAAGATGGTACAGATGGCAATCATCGGTGAAGAGCGGATGCGCGCCCTGACCGATGCTGGCGCCCTGGATGGCGATCCCCTGCTGTCTACCGTGCTGCTGTTCGTACTGTTCGCCTTCTTCGCCAAATTCTGGACCTATTCCGGGCAGACCCTGGGCATGCAAGTCTGGTGCATCCGCGTGCAGAACGCCGATGGCTCGGCCATCAGCCTGTGGCAGGCACTGTTGCGCTTCGTGGTCTCGATTGCCTCGCTGCTGTGCGTCGGCCTCGGCTTTTTCTGGAGCCTGTTCGACAAGCAGCACCGCAGCTGGCACGACATGTACTCCAATAGCCAGTTGGTGCGGATTCCGAAGAAGAAAAAGTGA
- the nadA gene encoding quinolinate synthase NadA, producing MTQISERLLVQAHLDAKQPKPLTPAEEAHYRAAIAAELKAQDAVLVAHFYCDPIIQALAEETGGCVSDSLEMARFGNAHPAKTVVVAGVKFMGETAKILNPEKRVLMPTLEATCSLDLGCPVDEFSAFCDQHPERTVVVYANTSAAVKARADWVVTSSCALEIVESLMDNGETIIWGPDKHLGTYIQRKTGADMLLWDGACIVHEEFKAKQLEDMKALYPDAAILVHPESPTAVIELADAVGSTSQLIAAAQSLPHKTLIVATDRGIFYKMQQLCPDKVFIEAPTAGNGAACRSCAHCPWMAMNTLERTLQCLREGSGEIFVEPSLIPQAIRPLKRMLDFTAAARMKLAGNA from the coding sequence ATGACGCAAATTTCCGAACGCCTTCTGGTTCAAGCCCACCTCGATGCCAAGCAGCCCAAGCCGCTGACGCCCGCCGAGGAGGCTCACTACCGCGCCGCCATCGCCGCCGAGCTCAAGGCTCAGGACGCGGTGCTGGTTGCACACTTCTATTGCGATCCGATCATCCAGGCCCTGGCCGAGGAAACCGGTGGCTGTGTTTCCGACTCCCTGGAAATGGCCCGCTTCGGCAATGCGCATCCGGCCAAGACCGTGGTCGTCGCCGGCGTGAAGTTCATGGGCGAGACGGCGAAGATCCTCAACCCGGAAAAGCGCGTGCTGATGCCGACGCTGGAAGCGACCTGCTCGCTGGACCTGGGTTGCCCGGTCGACGAGTTTTCGGCGTTCTGTGACCAGCACCCGGAGCGCACGGTGGTGGTCTATGCCAACACCTCGGCAGCGGTTAAGGCGCGGGCGGATTGGGTAGTGACCTCCAGTTGTGCGCTGGAGATCGTCGAAAGCCTGATGGATAACGGCGAGACGATCATCTGGGGGCCGGACAAGCACCTGGGCACCTACATCCAGCGCAAGACCGGTGCCGACATGCTGCTGTGGGACGGTGCGTGCATCGTCCACGAGGAGTTCAAGGCCAAACAGCTGGAAGACATGAAGGCCTTGTACCCGGATGCCGCGATCCTGGTCCACCCGGAGTCGCCGACGGCAGTCATCGAGCTGGCGGATGCCGTGGGCTCCACCAGTCAATTGATCGCTGCGGCGCAAAGCCTGCCCCACAAGACCCTGATCGTTGCCACCGATCGCGGCATCTTCTACAAGATGCAGCAGTTGTGCCCGGACAAGGTCTTCATCGAGGCGCCAACGGCCGGTAACGGCGCGGCGTGCCGCAGTTGCGCGCATTGCCCGTGGATGGCGATGAATACCCTCGAGCGCACGCTGCAGTGCCTGCGTGAGGGCTCTGGAGAAATCTTCGTCGAGCCATCGCTGATCCCCCAGGCGATTCGCCCCCTCAAGCGCATGCTCGACTTCACCGCCGCAGCGCGGATGAAGCTTGCGGGTAACGCCTGA
- the queC gene encoding 7-cyano-7-deazaguanine synthase QueC, producing the protein MTEQLNAVEKRAVILLSGGLDSATVVAMAKAEGYRCYTMSFDYGQRHRSELQAAERVARDLGVVEHKVIGLNLNGIGGSALTDSSIDVPEELGEGIPVTYVPARNTVFLSLALGWAEVLGARDIFIGVNAVDYSGYPDCRPEFVEAFERMANLATKAGVEGNGFRIQAPLQNLSKAQIVQAGVKLGVDYALTVSCYQADDNGAACGKCDSCRLRAEGFKAAGFSDPTNYF; encoded by the coding sequence ATGACTGAACAACTGAATGCAGTAGAAAAACGAGCGGTGATCCTGCTGTCCGGTGGCCTGGATTCGGCGACGGTCGTCGCCATGGCCAAGGCCGAAGGCTACCGTTGCTACACCATGAGCTTCGATTACGGCCAGCGCCATCGTTCCGAGTTGCAGGCTGCCGAGCGCGTTGCCCGCGACCTGGGCGTGGTCGAGCACAAGGTCATCGGCCTGAACCTGAACGGTATTGGCGGTTCGGCGTTGACCGACAGCTCCATCGATGTGCCTGAAGAGCTGGGCGAAGGCATTCCGGTCACCTACGTGCCGGCCCGCAATACGGTGTTCCTGTCGTTGGCCCTCGGCTGGGCAGAAGTATTGGGAGCGCGGGACATCTTCATCGGCGTTAACGCCGTGGACTACTCCGGTTACCCGGATTGCCGTCCCGAGTTCGTCGAAGCCTTTGAGCGCATGGCCAACCTGGCGACCAAGGCTGGGGTCGAGGGCAATGGCTTCCGTATCCAGGCGCCGCTGCAAAACCTCAGTAAGGCGCAGATTGTCCAGGCTGGCGTGAAACTGGGCGTCGACTATGCACTGACTGTTTCCTGCTATCAGGCGGACGATAACGGTGCTGCCTGTGGCAAATGCGACAGCTGCCGCCTGCGTGCTGAAGGCTTCAAAGCGGCGGGATTCAGCGACCCTACCAATTATTTTTGA
- the queE gene encoding 7-carboxy-7-deazaguanine synthase QueE, with product MQDTLRITEVFYSLQGETRTAGLPTVFVRLTGCPLRCQYCDSAYAFTGGTVRSLDDILEQVAGFRPRYVCVTGGEPLAQPNAIPLLERLCDAGYEVSLETSGSIDISAVDTRVSRVVDLKTPGSKEAHRNRYENIELLTANDQVKFVICSREDYDWAVSKLIQYGLAERAGEVLFSPSHHDLNARDLADWVVADNLPVRLQLQLHKYLWNDEPGR from the coding sequence ATGCAAGACACATTGAGAATTACCGAAGTTTTTTACTCGTTGCAGGGTGAAACGCGGACTGCCGGGCTGCCCACTGTTTTTGTGCGTCTGACCGGTTGCCCATTGCGTTGCCAGTACTGCGACAGCGCCTACGCCTTCACCGGCGGCACCGTTCGATCGCTCGACGACATCCTCGAGCAGGTTGCCGGTTTTCGTCCGCGTTATGTCTGTGTCACCGGTGGCGAGCCCCTGGCCCAGCCCAACGCCATTCCGTTGCTCGAGCGCCTGTGCGACGCCGGTTACGAGGTGTCCCTGGAAACCAGTGGCTCCATCGATATATCGGCAGTCGATACTCGGGTCAGTCGCGTCGTCGACCTCAAGACCCCGGGCTCGAAAGAAGCCCATCGTAATCGCTACGAAAACATTGAACTGCTCACTGCCAATGATCAGGTCAAATTCGTGATCTGTTCGCGCGAGGACTATGACTGGGCAGTCTCCAAGCTGATCCAGTACGGTCTGGCTGAGCGAGCGGGCGAAGTGCTGTTCTCGCCGAGCCACCATGACCTGAATGCGCGCGACCTGGCTGACTGGGTCGTGGCAGACAACCTGCCGGTGCGCCTGCAATTGCAGTTGCACAAATATCTTTGGAATGACGAGCCGGGGCGCTGA
- the ybgF gene encoding tol-pal system protein YbgF: MRTCRRAVTVLALSLAPLAAWAAVPVVDNESGYNNSGSSYPPAGYGTNGAYAGGGVSAPVSAQGELFNQLQQMQEQIARQQGVIEVLQNDVARMKQESLERYQDLDRRIGTGGAPAAAPENSPAGGNAAAGAAAGAAAAAPAASSEPGDPAKEKLYYDAAFDLIKAKDFDKASLAFAAFLRKYPNSQYAGNAQYWLGEVNLAKGDLQGAGQAFAKVSQLYPKHNKVPDSLYKLADVERRLGHTDKVKGILQQVVSQYPGTSAAQLAQRDLQRM; the protein is encoded by the coding sequence ATGCGAACGTGCCGTCGTGCTGTAACTGTCTTGGCTCTCAGTCTCGCGCCGCTTGCGGCGTGGGCTGCGGTTCCTGTGGTCGATAACGAATCCGGTTATAACAATAGCGGGAGCAGTTATCCGCCTGCGGGTTACGGTACGAACGGCGCCTATGCCGGGGGAGGGGTTTCGGCCCCTGTCTCGGCACAGGGCGAGCTGTTCAACCAACTGCAACAGATGCAGGAACAGATCGCGCGCCAACAAGGCGTGATCGAGGTTCTGCAAAATGATGTTGCGCGCATGAAGCAGGAAAGCCTGGAGCGATACCAGGATCTTGATCGGCGCATAGGAACCGGCGGTGCACCCGCTGCGGCTCCTGAAAATTCTCCAGCCGGTGGCAATGCTGCCGCCGGTGCAGCAGCAGGTGCGGCAGCCGCCGCTCCCGCTGCGAGCAGCGAACCGGGTGATCCGGCGAAGGAAAAGCTGTATTACGATGCAGCCTTCGACCTGATCAAGGCCAAGGATTTCGACAAGGCCAGCCTGGCGTTCGCCGCCTTCCTGCGCAAATACCCTAACAGCCAGTATGCGGGCAACGCCCAGTACTGGTTGGGCGAAGTGAACCTGGCCAAGGGCGACCTGCAAGGTGCCGGCCAGGCATTCGCCAAGGTTTCGCAGCTCTATCCCAAGCACAACAAGGTGCCGGATTCGCTGTACAAGCTCGCTGATGTAGAGCGTCGCCTGGGTCATACCGACAAGGTAAAGGGCATTCTGCAACAGGTGGTCAGCCAGTATCCTGGCACCTCCGCCGCACAGCTGGCACAACGCGATCTGCAGCGCATGTAA
- the pal gene encoding peptidoglycan-associated lipoprotein Pal produces the protein MEMLKFGKFAALALAMAVAVGCSSKGGDNAGEGAVDPNAGYGANTGAVDGSLSEEAALRAITTFYFEYDSSDLKPEAMRALDVHAKDLKANGARVVLEGNTDERGTREYNMALGERRAKAVQRYLVLQGVSPAQLELVSYGEERPVATGNDEQSWAQNRRVELRK, from the coding sequence ATGGAAATGCTGAAGTTTGGTAAGTTTGCTGCGCTGGCTCTGGCCATGGCTGTAGCTGTAGGTTGCTCGTCCAAAGGCGGCGACAACGCCGGTGAAGGTGCTGTTGATCCAAACGCTGGTTACGGCGCAAACACTGGTGCAGTTGACGGTTCCCTGAGCGAAGAAGCTGCTCTGCGCGCAATCACCACCTTCTACTTCGAATACGACAGCTCGGACCTGAAGCCAGAAGCCATGCGCGCTCTGGACGTTCACGCCAAAGACCTGAAAGCAAACGGCGCTCGCGTTGTTCTGGAAGGCAACACCGACGAACGTGGTACTCGTGAGTACAACATGGCACTGGGCGAGCGTCGTGCGAAAGCCGTTCAACGCTACCTGGTACTGCAAGGTGTTTCCCCAGCTCAGCTGGAACTGGTTTCCTACGGCGAAGAGCGTCCAGTTGCTACCGGCAACGACGAGCAGTCCTGGGCTCAAAACCGTCGCGTCGAACTGCGTAAGTAA